The sequence GTGTTCGGCTTCCTCGGTCCGAACGGCGCGGGCAAGTCCACCACCATCAACATGCTGTTGGACTTCGTGCGCCCGACCGACGGGGAGATTCGAGTCCTCGGCCGCGACGTTCACGACGAGAGCGTCGCGGTCCGGGAACACCTCGGTGTCCTCCCCGAGGGGTTCTCGGTGTACGACCGACTGACCGGCAGACAGCACTTGGAGTTCGCCATCGAGTCCAAGGAGGCCGACGACGACCCCGACGCCCTCTTGGAGCGCGTCGGCCTCTCGGGCGACGGCGACCGGAAGGCCGGTGGCTACTCGAAGGGGATGGCCCAACGCCTCGTCCTCGGGATGGCGCTGGTCGGCGACCCCGACCTCCTCGTCCTCGACGAACCCTCCACCGGACTCGACCCGCAGGGTGCCCGCCAGATGCGCGACATCGTGCGCGAGGAGGCCGACCGCGGCGCGACGGTCTTCTTCTCCAGTCACATCCTCGGACAGGTCGAGTCTGTCTGCGACCGCGTGGGCATCCTCCGGGACGGACAGTTGGTCGCCGAGGACTCCATCGAGGGCCTGCGCGAGACGACCAGCGCCGACACCGTCCTCCGAATCACCGTCGGCGACGTGCCCGAGGAGGCCCTCGCCGAGGTGCGCGCCCTCGACGGCGTCTCGGAGGTCGAGGCGAACGAAGACGGCGACCGCCTCACCGTCTCCTGCGAGAACGACGTGAAGACGACCGTCCTCTCGACGCTGGAAGACGCGGGCGTAGACGTGGTTGACTTCGAGACCGACGAGGCCTCGCTCGAAGACCTGTTCATGGACTACACCACCGACCAACGGGCGGTGGAAGCATGACGTGGCAGGCCATCGCCCGGAAGGACTTCCGGGACGCGGTGCGCTCGAAGTGGCTCTGGGGACTGTCGGCCATCTTCTTCGGTCTCTTCGTCGGGAGCGCCTACCTCATCGGCTCGAACGTCGAACCGAACGGAAACGGCCCCATCACCGCCGAAGTGTTCATCCCGACGCTCGGGGAACTCGTCGTCGCGCTCGTCGTCCCGCTGGTCGCCATCGTCGTCGCCTACAGTTCCGTCATCGGCGAGCGCGAGTCGGGCGCGCTGAAGCTACTCCTCTCGCTTCCCCACTCCCGGCAGGACGTGGTGGCCGGGAAAGCCACCGGTCGGAGTACCGTCCTCGCGCTCCCGATTCTCGTGGCGATGCTCCTCGCGGCGGTGGTCTTGGCCATCTACGGCGTGGACGTGGGACCGCTGAAGTACCTCGCGTTCATCGGCCTGACGCTTCTCCTCGGGGTCACGTTCGTCAATCTCGCAGTCGGCGTCTCCGCGGCGGCGTCCACGAACCGCCGGGCGATGCTCGGGACGGTCGGTCTCTACGTCGTCCTGACGATGCTCTGGACGCAGGTCCGGCGCGTCCTGCTGGTGTTCAACGACAAACTCGGACTCGGCTGGGAGCAGATGACCCTCGTGAAGTACGGGCTGTTCATCAAGTTCTTCAACCCGATTCGAGCCTACGAGACGCTCGTCACCCGACTCTACACCGACAGCGTGCTGAGCGCGCGACTCTACGGCGCGGGTCGGCAGGGTCAACTCATCGCCCAGCAACTCGGCGACGTGCCCGTCTACCTCACGGATTGGGTCGTGCTGGCCCAGTTCCTGCTGTGGTTGCTCGTCCCGGTCGCACTCGGCTATCTGGTGTTCCGGAACTCGGACCTCTGACCGGAACCCAAACCGCCGGATTGAAAACTATATTTTTGGCCCAAAATATTACTTTCTTGCCACCGTCTGTCGAGACATGTCCAACGACGAGTCCGGCAATCCCGACACGCCCGGCAATCCCGACACGCCCGGCGATACCGACACTTCCGACGACGCCGACACCCCACCGTC is a genomic window of Halorussus salinus containing:
- a CDS encoding ABC transporter ATP-binding protein, producing the protein MAAIEIDGVTKRYGDVVAVRDLSFEVEEGEVFGFLGPNGAGKSTTINMLLDFVRPTDGEIRVLGRDVHDESVAVREHLGVLPEGFSVYDRLTGRQHLEFAIESKEADDDPDALLERVGLSGDGDRKAGGYSKGMAQRLVLGMALVGDPDLLVLDEPSTGLDPQGARQMRDIVREEADRGATVFFSSHILGQVESVCDRVGILRDGQLVAEDSIEGLRETTSADTVLRITVGDVPEEALAEVRALDGVSEVEANEDGDRLTVSCENDVKTTVLSTLEDAGVDVVDFETDEASLEDLFMDYTTDQRAVEA
- a CDS encoding ABC transporter permease, producing the protein MTWQAIARKDFRDAVRSKWLWGLSAIFFGLFVGSAYLIGSNVEPNGNGPITAEVFIPTLGELVVALVVPLVAIVVAYSSVIGERESGALKLLLSLPHSRQDVVAGKATGRSTVLALPILVAMLLAAVVLAIYGVDVGPLKYLAFIGLTLLLGVTFVNLAVGVSAAASTNRRAMLGTVGLYVVLTMLWTQVRRVLLVFNDKLGLGWEQMTLVKYGLFIKFFNPIRAYETLVTRLYTDSVLSARLYGAGRQGQLIAQQLGDVPVYLTDWVVLAQFLLWLLVPVALGYLVFRNSDL